In Acidovorax sp. GBBC 1281, a single window of DNA contains:
- a CDS encoding arylsulfatase produces MTAPTPVSASASAPPRIALIHALQHSVEPINAAFGAQWPEALRMNLLDDSLSADLARSGAGLDAAMHDRFLRLADYAVGTGAHALLFTCSAFGPCIEAVARRHAGLPVLKPNEAMVDDIAQAPGEGAVGLIATFAPTLASMPPEFPAHVALRTALADGALDALNRGDAALHDRLIAEQAQGCRRIALAQFSMARARGACEAATGLPVFTTVHSAVARLRQRLG; encoded by the coding sequence ATGACCGCACCCACCCCCGTATCCGCATCCGCATCCGCACCGCCGCGCATCGCGCTGATCCATGCCCTGCAGCATTCCGTCGAGCCCATCAACGCCGCCTTCGGGGCGCAGTGGCCCGAGGCGCTGCGCATGAACCTGCTGGACGACAGCCTCTCGGCCGACCTGGCGCGCTCGGGTGCGGGGCTGGATGCGGCCATGCACGACCGGTTCCTGCGGCTGGCGGACTACGCCGTGGGCACGGGCGCACACGCGCTGCTGTTCACCTGCTCGGCCTTCGGGCCGTGCATCGAGGCGGTGGCGCGCCGCCATGCGGGGCTGCCGGTGCTCAAGCCCAACGAGGCCATGGTGGACGACATCGCGCAGGCCCCCGGCGAAGGGGCCGTGGGCCTGATCGCCACCTTCGCACCCACGCTGGCCTCGATGCCGCCGGAGTTTCCTGCGCACGTGGCGCTGCGCACGGCCCTGGCCGACGGCGCCCTCGACGCGCTGAACCGGGGCGATGCGGCGTTGCACGACCGGCTCATCGCCGAGCAGGCGCAGGGCTGCCGCCGCATCGCGCTCGCGCAATTCAGCATGGCGCGCGCCCGGGGCGCGTGCGAGGCGGCCACGGGGCTGCCGGTGTTCACCACCGTGCACAGTGCCGTCGCGCGGCTGCGCCAGCGGCTGGGCTGA
- a CDS encoding MFS transporter produces the protein MTPLERRSSLALALIFALRMLGLFLVLPVFALEARKYPGGDDPALVGLAMGIYGLTQAVLQLPLGMASDRFGRKRVIVLGLAVFAAGSLLAALADSLTGLLAGRALQGAGAVSAAVTALLADQTRDAVRTKAMALVGGSIGLMFAVALVAAPVLAAHIGLAGLFGLTCALALGGIAVVLWVVPPEPARHADAPRGRLAEVWRHADLLRLNLGVFVLHTVQMAMWVAVPALLVQAGLPKAAHWQVYLPAVVLSFAMMGGLFALERRGRLRESLLAAIGLVLLVQLGLGGVAAAGAVPALWALGLLLFVFFCGFNALEASQPSLVSRMAPPHLRGAALGTYNTLQSLGLFAGGALGGALAKWAGTPQLFAVTALLCAVWLAASWGLRPVGRQAGGAPAGH, from the coding sequence ATGACGCCGCTGGAGCGCCGCTCCAGCCTGGCGCTGGCGCTGATCTTCGCGCTGCGCATGCTGGGGCTGTTCCTCGTGCTGCCCGTGTTCGCGCTCGAAGCGCGCAAATACCCGGGCGGCGACGATCCCGCGCTCGTCGGCCTGGCCATGGGCATCTACGGCCTCACGCAGGCGGTGCTGCAGTTGCCGCTGGGCATGGCATCCGACCGCTTCGGGCGCAAGCGCGTGATCGTGCTGGGCTTGGCCGTGTTCGCCGCCGGCAGCCTGCTGGCGGCGCTGGCCGACTCGCTCACCGGGCTGCTGGCCGGCCGGGCGCTGCAGGGCGCGGGCGCGGTGTCGGCCGCCGTGACGGCGCTGCTGGCCGACCAGACGCGCGATGCCGTGCGCACCAAGGCCATGGCGCTGGTGGGCGGCAGCATCGGGCTGATGTTCGCCGTGGCGCTCGTCGCGGCCCCCGTGCTGGCTGCGCACATCGGCCTGGCGGGCCTGTTCGGGCTGACCTGCGCACTGGCGCTGGGCGGCATCGCCGTGGTGCTGTGGGTGGTGCCGCCCGAGCCCGCGCGCCATGCCGACGCCCCGCGCGGGCGCCTGGCCGAGGTGTGGCGCCATGCCGACCTGCTGCGGCTGAACCTGGGCGTGTTCGTGCTGCACACGGTGCAGATGGCCATGTGGGTGGCCGTGCCCGCGCTGCTGGTGCAGGCGGGCCTGCCCAAGGCCGCGCATTGGCAGGTGTACCTGCCCGCCGTGGTGCTGTCGTTCGCCATGATGGGCGGGCTGTTCGCGCTGGAGCGGCGCGGCCGCCTGCGCGAGTCGCTGCTGGCCGCCATCGGCCTGGTGCTGCTGGTACAGCTGGGCCTGGGCGGCGTGGCCGCGGCCGGCGCCGTGCCCGCGCTGTGGGCGCTGGGGCTGCTGCTGTTCGTGTTCTTTTGCGGTTTCAACGCGCTGGAGGCCAGCCAGCCCAGCCTAGTCTCGCGCATGGCGCCGCCGCACCTGCGCGGCGCGGCCCTGGGCACCTACAACACGCTGCAGTCGCTGGGCCTGTTCGCCGGGGGGGCCCTGGGCGGCGCGCTGGCCAAGTGGGCCGGCACGCCGCAGCTCTTTGCCGTGACGGCGCTACTGTGCGCGGTGTGGCTGGCCGCCAGCTGGGGCCTGCGGCCGGTGGGCCGGCAGGCGGGCGGCGCACCGGCGGGGCACTGA
- a CDS encoding transporter substrate-binding domain-containing protein, with the protein MPVAPSLSSPRRLLAAPAAFAQEAPAAGGTLGKIQQSGAITFGYRESSFGFSYLDGNLRPVGYSIDICHRIVEAVKAELKMPAIEVRYQAVTSANRIPLVQNGTVDIECGSTTNLVERQKLVAFSPDIFRYNVRLLVKADSGIRGIADLQGKSVVTTAGTTSLRLLREADKGQALQITHLSGKDHTDSFLLVESGRAAAFVLDDILLAGQIANARQPQDFAIVGESLRTENQSLMFRKDDPPFKALVDRVVGAMMRSGEMEALYQRWFMSPIPPKNINIRYPLNAETRDAFQNPSSKGI; encoded by the coding sequence ATGCCCGTCGCACCGTCCCTTTCGTCCCCGCGCCGCCTCCTGGCCGCCCCGGCGGCCTTCGCCCAGGAGGCGCCCGCGGCCGGCGGCACCCTGGGCAAGATCCAGCAAAGCGGTGCCATCACCTTCGGCTACCGCGAGTCGTCGTTCGGCTTTTCGTACCTGGATGGCAACCTGCGGCCCGTGGGCTACAGCATCGACATCTGCCACCGCATCGTGGAGGCGGTCAAGGCCGAACTGAAGATGCCCGCCATCGAGGTGAGGTACCAGGCCGTCACCTCGGCCAACCGCATTCCGCTGGTGCAGAACGGCACGGTGGACATCGAGTGCGGCTCCACCACCAACCTGGTGGAGCGGCAAAAGCTGGTGGCTTTCTCGCCCGACATCTTTCGCTACAACGTGCGCCTGCTGGTCAAGGCCGATTCCGGCATCCGAGGCATCGCGGACCTGCAGGGCAAATCCGTGGTGACCACGGCGGGCACGACCTCGCTGCGGCTGCTGCGCGAGGCCGACAAGGGCCAGGCCCTGCAGATCACGCACCTGTCGGGCAAGGACCACACCGACTCCTTCCTGCTGGTGGAGAGCGGCCGCGCCGCCGCCTTCGTGCTGGACGACATCCTGCTCGCGGGGCAGATCGCCAATGCGCGCCAGCCGCAGGATTTCGCCATCGTGGGCGAGAGCCTGCGCACCGAGAACCAGTCGCTCATGTTCCGCAAGGACGATCCACCGTTCAAGGCGCTGGTGGACCGGGTGGTCGGTGCCATGATGCGGTCCGGCGAAATGGAGGCGCTGTACCAGCGCTGGTTCATGTCGCCCATTCCGCCCAAGAACATCAACATCCGCTACCCGCTGAATGCCGAAACGCGCGACGCGTTCCAGAACCCCAGCTCCAAGGGCATCTGA
- a CDS encoding aspartate aminotransferase family protein, with product MTHVLHRHLHQPPPVAAGAQGMVVRDASGRTYLDASGGAAVSSLGHGHADVIAAMHRQIDRIAYAHTSFFTTDVAEELAQTLVRGAPAGTSHAYFVSGGSEAVEAALKMARQYFVERGEPQRTHFIARRQSYHGNTLGALAVGGNAWRRAPFAPLLVPATHVSPCYPYREMRDGETPEAYGQRLAAELEAAILAQGADRVIAFVAETVGGATAGVLTPVPGYFQAVRAVCDRYGVLLILDEVMCGMGRTGTLHACEQEGVVPDLITVAKGLGGGYQPIGAVLAQVRVVDAMSRGSGFFQHGHTYLGHPVACAAALAVQQVIARDGLLQKVQDDAPVFERMLRGALGDHPHVGDIRGRGYFWGIELVADRATKAPFDPALRLHARVKKAAMDAGLLCYPFGGTVEGLRGDHVLLAPPYIAAREDLQAIADLLAHAIGQATAGLA from the coding sequence ATGACCCACGTCCTGCACCGCCATCTCCACCAGCCCCCCCCTGTCGCCGCGGGCGCGCAGGGCATGGTGGTCCGCGATGCCAGCGGCCGCACCTACCTGGATGCCAGCGGCGGCGCCGCCGTGTCCTCGCTCGGCCATGGCCATGCCGACGTGATCGCCGCCATGCACCGGCAGATCGACCGCATCGCGTACGCCCACACCAGCTTCTTCACCACCGACGTGGCGGAGGAGCTGGCGCAGACGCTGGTGCGCGGCGCGCCGGCGGGCACGAGCCATGCCTATTTCGTGAGCGGGGGCTCGGAAGCCGTGGAGGCCGCGCTCAAGATGGCGCGGCAGTATTTCGTGGAGCGGGGCGAGCCCCAGCGCACGCACTTCATCGCGCGGCGTCAGAGCTACCACGGCAACACGCTGGGCGCGCTCGCGGTGGGCGGCAACGCCTGGCGGCGCGCGCCGTTCGCGCCGCTGCTCGTGCCGGCCACGCACGTGTCGCCCTGCTACCCGTACCGTGAGATGCGTGATGGCGAAACCCCCGAAGCCTACGGCCAGCGGCTGGCGGCGGAGCTGGAGGCCGCCATCCTCGCGCAGGGCGCGGACCGCGTGATCGCTTTCGTGGCCGAGACGGTGGGCGGTGCCACGGCGGGCGTGCTCACGCCGGTGCCGGGCTACTTCCAGGCGGTGCGCGCGGTATGCGACCGCTACGGCGTGCTGCTGATCCTGGACGAAGTGATGTGCGGCATGGGCCGCACCGGCACCCTGCACGCCTGCGAGCAGGAGGGCGTGGTGCCCGACCTCATCACCGTGGCCAAGGGCCTGGGGGGCGGCTACCAGCCCATCGGCGCGGTGCTGGCACAGGTGCGCGTGGTCGATGCCATGTCGCGCGGCAGCGGCTTCTTTCAGCACGGCCACACCTACCTGGGCCACCCGGTGGCCTGCGCCGCCGCGCTGGCGGTGCAGCAGGTGATCGCGCGCGACGGCCTGCTGCAGAAAGTGCAGGACGATGCGCCGGTGTTCGAACGCATGCTGCGCGGCGCGTTGGGTGACCACCCCCACGTGGGCGACATCCGCGGGCGGGGCTATTTCTGGGGCATCGAGCTGGTGGCCGATCGCGCAACGAAGGCCCCGTTCGACCCCGCGCTCCGGCTGCACGCGCGCGTCAAGAAGGCCGCGATGGATGCGGGCCTGCTGTGCTATCCGTTCGGCGGCACGGTGGAAGGCCTGCGCGGCGACCACGTGCTGCTCGCGCCACCCTACATCGCCGCGCGCGAAGACCTGCAGGCCATCGCCGACCTGCTGGCGCACGCCATCGGGCAGGCCACGGCCGGGCTGGCCTGA